GGAAAAGTTACAAAAAATTGAAAACTATTGGAAATTGTTCTGACTAGTATTATACTGAATATGGTAATATAATACAAAAATGATAGGATAGGTGAAAAAGTATGAAAAAAGTATGAAAAAAGCATTAAAATTGTCACTAGGTGCTATTGTATTATCAAATTTATTAATTCTTCCTAGTGCATTAGCTACTTCTAGTAATACTCAAGAAAGTATACATTTTGTTGCTCCGCCAGCTACTTTTAATCCCTTAAATGCAATAAATGATGAACTTAAAAAGTATGGATTTCCCGAAAAACCTAATGATCCAAAAGAACTATCAGTATGGAAAGATCATATGAGTCATGCAAAACACTTCATACCTCCCGTTTTAAAAACTGTAGTAGGAACTACCCATAAAACTCATGTTAAATCGACAAGTGATACATACACTCCTAACTGGTCTGGATGGGTAGCGACCCCGAATTCAGGTTTTTCATTCGCGAAAATTGCTGGTGACTTTTATGCTACAGATATCTCTTCATCTACCGTGGATTCCCATGTATCTAGTTGGGTTGGCTTAGGGGGTCTTAATAACAGTAAACTAATTCAAGCTGGTGTTGAAGGTGTTGCTACAACACATTGGCTTTCTTCAACAACGACGGCCTATTATGTATGGACAGAAATGCTACCTGATCAACCTTACGAACAACAAATTTCCAGCTTTCCCATAAATTCTGGTGATCATTTGTATGTTCACATTGTGTATGGAACCCATCAGGATTCTTCTGGTAATACAATTGGGGATGCTACCTTTTACATTGAGAATTTAACACAGAATAATTATACATACTATGCGACTAGCACTCTAAACGCAACAAACGATTATTATGGTGGAACCGCTGAGTGGATAGATGAAAGACCAACAGTAAATGGATCTTATTCAAATTTGGCTAAGTTTGGCACTGACACTTGGACTAATTTATATGCAGGAACTCCTTCTGTTTCGGCATCCTTAGGATCGTGGGCCAACTATCCATTAAATATGAGAAACCCAAATAATTATAATGATTTATTAGCGGGGCCAGGTTCATATAATTCAGCTTCAAATTTGTTTGTTAACTATTGGTATAATTATAATTGATTATAGTTGGATTGCGAAGCATGCTCCATGGGTTCGCT
Above is a window of Fodinisporobacter ferrooxydans DNA encoding:
- a CDS encoding G1 family glutamic endopeptidase, with amino-acid sequence MKKALKLSLGAIVLSNLLILPSALATSSNTQESIHFVAPPATFNPLNAINDELKKYGFPEKPNDPKELSVWKDHMSHAKHFIPPVLKTVVGTTHKTHVKSTSDTYTPNWSGWVATPNSGFSFAKIAGDFYATDISSSTVDSHVSSWVGLGGLNNSKLIQAGVEGVATTHWLSSTTTAYYVWTEMLPDQPYEQQISSFPINSGDHLYVHIVYGTHQDSSGNTIGDATFYIENLTQNNYTYYATSTLNATNDYYGGTAEWIDERPTVNGSYSNLAKFGTDTWTNLYAGTPSVSASLGSWANYPLNMRNPNNYNDLLAGPGSYNSASNLFVNYWYNYN